A window of the Pedobacter frigiditerrae genome harbors these coding sequences:
- a CDS encoding BlaI/MecI/CopY family transcriptional regulator, with protein sequence MIKLAKREEQIMQAFWDVEKAFIRDIIPMLPEPKPHYNSVATMVKILEEKGFLGHDVVGNMFCYFALISREEYQKHALKDVVSQYFDNSYPRMLAFFAKEQNLSEDELTEIVNLIKTKKP encoded by the coding sequence ATGATAAAACTAGCAAAAAGAGAAGAACAAATTATGCAAGCATTTTGGGATGTAGAAAAAGCATTTATCAGGGATATTATTCCGATGCTTCCAGAACCAAAACCACATTACAACAGTGTTGCAACAATGGTAAAAATTCTAGAAGAAAAAGGGTTTTTAGGACATGATGTAGTTGGTAACATGTTTTGCTACTTCGCCTTAATTAGTAGAGAAGAGTATCAAAAACACGCTTTAAAGGATGTGGTAAGCCAGTACTTTGATAATTCTTATCCGCGTATGCTTGCCTTTTTTGCTAAGGAGCAAAATCTTTCTGAAGATGAATTAACAGAAATCGTAAACCTTATTAAAACTAAAAAGCCATGA
- the ffh gene encoding signal recognition particle protein, with protein MFENLQDKLDRAFKVLKGQGSISEINVAETMKEIRKALLDADVNYKTAKTFTDDVKEKALGQNVLTAVSPGQLLTKIMNDELAALMGGEVTELDLKSNPTVILIAGLNGAGKTTFTGKLALHLKSKGKKPIMVAGDVYRPAAVDQLQILGEQIGVPVYANTTSKDPVAIALEGIAEGKKNNNNVIIIDTAGRLSIDESLMNEISEVKAQTKPHEILFVVDAMTGQDAVNTAKVFNDRLDFTGVVLTKLDGDTRGGAALSIKSVVNKPIKFIGTGEKMEALDVFYPDRMASRILGMGDVVSLVERAQQQFDEKEAAELQKKIRKNKFDFNDFYNQIQQIKKMGNMKDLMGMIPGVGKMMKNVDIEDDAFKNVEAIIQSMTPFEKENPDSIQQSRRIRIAKGSGNKVEEVTKLIKQFEDMRKVMKQFSNPAAAAKMMKNMPKMPQGRM; from the coding sequence ATGTTTGAAAATTTACAGGATAAGCTAGACAGGGCATTTAAAGTTTTAAAAGGACAGGGAAGTATCAGCGAAATTAACGTAGCTGAAACCATGAAAGAGATTAGAAAAGCTTTATTGGATGCCGACGTAAATTATAAAACAGCTAAAACCTTTACCGATGATGTAAAAGAAAAAGCATTAGGACAAAACGTACTTACGGCTGTTTCTCCAGGGCAATTGCTAACCAAAATCATGAACGATGAGTTGGCGGCTTTGATGGGCGGAGAAGTTACTGAGCTTGATTTAAAGAGCAATCCTACTGTTATATTAATTGCTGGTTTAAATGGTGCGGGTAAAACTACTTTTACCGGTAAGCTAGCTTTACACTTAAAAAGTAAAGGTAAAAAACCTATAATGGTTGCGGGTGATGTTTATCGCCCTGCGGCTGTTGACCAATTACAGATTTTAGGTGAACAAATTGGTGTTCCAGTTTATGCAAACACCACTTCTAAAGACCCTGTTGCTATTGCTTTAGAAGGTATTGCAGAAGGTAAGAAGAATAATAATAACGTAATCATTATAGATACTGCTGGTCGTTTATCTATCGACGAAAGTTTGATGAACGAAATTTCTGAAGTTAAGGCACAAACTAAACCTCACGAGATTTTATTTGTAGTAGATGCAATGACTGGTCAGGATGCGGTAAATACAGCAAAAGTGTTTAACGACCGTTTAGATTTCACTGGTGTTGTTTTAACAAAGTTAGATGGCGATACTCGTGGTGGTGCTGCTTTATCTATTAAATCTGTTGTAAACAAACCAATTAAATTTATTGGTACTGGCGAAAAGATGGAAGCACTTGATGTGTTCTATCCAGACAGGATGGCTTCTCGTATTTTAGGTATGGGTGATGTTGTTTCCTTAGTAGAGAGAGCACAACAACAGTTTGATGAGAAGGAAGCTGCCGAGTTACAAAAGAAAATCCGCAAGAATAAATTCGATTTCAACGATTTCTATAACCAGATTCAACAAATCAAGAAAATGGGTAACATGAAAGATTTGATGGGAATGATACCTGGTGTTGGTAAAATGATGAAAAACGTTGACATTGAAGATGATGCTTTTAAAAATGTTGAAGCGATTATCCAATCAATGACTCCTTTTGAAAAAGAAAACCCAGATAGTATTCAACAAAGCAGACGTATTCGTATTGCAAAGGGTTCTGGTAACAAAGTTGAAGAAGTAACTAAGTTAATTAAGCAATTTGAAGATATGCGTAAGGTAATGAAGCAGTTTTCAAATCCAGCAGCTGCTGCAAAAATGATGAAAAATATGCCTAAAATGCCGCAAGGTAGAATGTAG